Proteins from one Drosophila gunungcola strain Sukarami chromosome 3R, Dgunungcola_SK_2, whole genome shotgun sequence genomic window:
- the LOC128266388 gene encoding uncharacterized protein LOC128266388 — translation MKVFAIACVTLLAASCAFAAPSVQDNRVEGDNTLGRAARYLGACLESDDMATCLAVKGISALNRAARSNNIELASGVTFQRDPASPVSRTGKSLSEQDVYAELPQNADERTGRLVDMAISSAADFLGSHNLEFKLPAETTQQVARALDEGRGKIKKMLGPVALAIGAKLFAVIPLVLGFLALLTFKAVIVAKLAFFLAILVGGSRLLGGFGNKFGGNSIGGGYSSNAWSAPASAGWSSGAASSYPYARSIGADESEAQQLAYAGQQQQ, via the exons ATGAAAGTGTTTGCCATCGCCTGTGTGACCCTCTTGGCGGCCAGTTGCGCCTTCGCCGCCCCCAGTGTCCAAGACAATCGGGTCGAGGGCGACAATACCCTGGGCCGGGCCGCCAGATATCTGGGCGCCTGTCTGGAGAGCGACGACATGGCCACCTGCCTGGCCGTCAAGGGCATCTCCGCTCTGAATCGCGCCGCCAGGAGCAACAACATCGAGCTGGCCAGCGGAGTTACCTTCCAGAG AGATCCCGCCAGCCCTGTGTCCCGCACTGGAAAGTCCCTGAGCGAACAGGATGTGTATGCCGAGCTGCCCCAGAACGCCGATGAGCGTACTGGTCGTCTGGTGGACATGGCCATCTCCAGTGCCGCCGATTTCCTGGGCAGCCACAACCTGGAGTTCAAGCTGCCCGCTGAGACCACCCAGCAGGTGGCTCGTGCCCTCGATGAAG GCCGCGGCAAGATCAAGAAGATGCTGGGACCCGTGGCTCTGGCTATTGGCGCCAAGCTGTTCGCCGTCATTCCGCTGGTGCTCGGCTTCCTGGCTCTGCTGACCTTCAAGGCCGTGATCGTGGCCAAGCTGGCCTTCTTCCTGGCCATTCTGGTCGGTGGCTCCCGTCTGCTGGGCGGGTTCGGCAACAAGTTCGGCGGCAACTCCATCGGCGGAGGCTACAGCTCGAACGCCTGGTCCGCACCGGCCAGTGCCGGCTGGAGCTCCGGAGCCGCCTCATCCTATCCCTATGCCCGCAGCATCGGCGCCGATGAGTCGGAGGCCCAGCAGTTGGCCTACGccggccagcagcagcagtga
- the LOC128266389 gene encoding uncharacterized protein LOC128266389 codes for MCAKFVCVVLLASLVSGSLALPSQDNSERDLVNMLNRLDGEESVALFGGLRIDRSETGRSFGAAKAVESFEDRAERYLETHELNLSFSGDEQEENADNEYTGRAMEESRSKRMKKMLVPLLLALKLKKAIVVKIMFTIIKFISLKALAISFLALILAGATFFKDLLAKKKEHITTAYITGSPLNADIVHSDWSRNGQAGAADLAYNHYGLAQPF; via the exons ATGTGCGCGAAATTCGTATGTGTAGTGCTGCTGGCCAGCCTTGTGAGCGGATCCCTGGCCCTGCCCTCGCAGGACAACAGCGAGCGGGACCTGGTCAACATGCTGAACCGCCTGGATGGCGAGGAGTCCGTCGCGCTCTTCGGCGGCCTGAGGATCGACCGGTCGGAAACGGGCCGCAGCTTCGGGGCCGCCAAGGCCGTCGAGTCCTTCGAGGACCGCGCCGAGCGCTACCTGGAGACTCACGAGCTGAACCTCTCCTTCTCCGGCGATGAGCAGGAGGAGAATGCCGACAACGAGTACACCGGACGCGCCATGGAGG aatCCCGCAGCAAGCGCATGAAGAAGATGCTGGTGCCCCTTCTTTTGGCCCTGAAGCTGAAGAAGGCCATCGTTGTCAAGATTATGTTCACCATCATCAAGTTCATCTCGCTGAAGGCTCTGGCCATCTCCTTCCTGGCCCTCATTCTGGCTG GTGCCACCTTCTTCAAGGATCTGCTGGCCAAGAAGAAGGAACACATCACCACTGCCTACATCACCGGCAGCCCCCTGAACGCCGACATCGTGCACTCCGACTGGAGCCGCAATGGTCAGGCTGGAGCCGCCGATCTGGCCTACAACCATTATGGCCTGGCCCAGCCCTTCTAA
- the LOC128261323 gene encoding uncharacterized protein LOC128261323 yields the protein MWHRQLLVFGICGLITMKVARSSPSLRFNGATSAGSQNPPLKLEMNAWQPFTQHNNWLILQATAPSSMPSAREEIRERRKENEPEPELERLPVNFYAYNHRYNESSPPAGGNYKQVSPSDPASYVLAISQQMRRGQLLRQLPNAEEAEPEVREVTHPSNAVNNGDEDDDENEILPLEDGAGERASLRGIESYLAPFEGALIKVRNFCDILRSVISDETDEAGSNKLDATTSGTVESAAATTAPPGAQTTSKDLLVQGRAQSLASESEGRKLKKLKKKIQKLFFPLLIAYKLKFLTLIPVLIGGLTLLVGTTGLAGFFFALFTAVMSLKTSGGGGHASKSLVLKKL from the exons ATGTGGCACCGACAGTTGTTGGTGTTCGGCATTTGCGGGCTCATAACAATGAAGGTTGCAAGGAGCAGCCCCAGCCTGCGCTTTAATGGCGCCACTTCCGCCGGCAGCCAAAATCCGCCGCTGAAGCTGGAGATGAATGCATGGCAGCCTTTCACGCAGCACAACAATTGGCTCATCCTGCAGGCAACAGCGCCCAGTTCAATGCCGTCGGCGCGCGAGGAGATCCGGGAAAGGCGAAAGGAGAACGAGCCGGAGCCGGAGCTGGAACGACTTCCTGTCAATTTCTACGCCTACAACCATCGCTATAACGAAAGCTCCCCACCGGCTGGCGGAAATTACAAACAGGTTTCTCCCAGCGATCCAGCCAGCTATGTTTTGGCCATCAGCCAGCAGATGCGACGGGGCCAACTCCTTCGCCAGCTTCCAAATGCGGAGGAAGCCGAGCCGGAAGTTCGCGAGGTAACCCACCCGTCTAATGCTGTTAATAATGGTGATGAAGATGATGATGAAAACGAAATCCTTCCCCTGGAAGACGGAGCTGGAGAACGAGCGTCGCTCCGGGGAATCGAATCCTACTTGGCGCCATTCGAAGGGGCTCTGATAAAAGTGCGCAACTTCTGCGACATCTTGAGGAGTGTGATTAGCGACGAGACAG ATGAGGCCGGTTCAAATAAATTGGATGCCACCACAAGCGGAACAGTAgagtcagcagcagcaaccacagCACCACCAGGTGCACAGACAACATCAAAGGACCTCCTGGTTCAAGGTCGCGCCCAAAGTCTGGCCTCGGAATCCGAAGGTCGCAAGCTCAAGAAGCTGAAGAAGAAGATCCAGAAGCTGTTTTTCCCCCTGCTGATTGCCTACAAACTGAAGTTCCTCACCCTCATCCCGGTGCTCATCGGCGGACTCACGCTGCTCGTGGGCACCACGGGCCTGGCCGGCTTCTTCTTCGCTCTCTTTACGGCCGTAATGAGTCTGAAGACCTCCGGCGGTGGCGGCCACGCCAGCAAGTCGCTTGTCTTGAAGAAACTCTAA
- the LOC128264557 gene encoding uncharacterized protein LOC128264557 — protein sequence MNGSSNKLIGCQIKIALIVGLLVSLAWTLPVDDEKKTLPAKDDAVSIEAAPVVEDAKEDLGQLRFPPFNNNGTGFFERYGEKFRHKKSTTTTTTTTTTTTTTRRPVGK from the coding sequence ATGAACGGCTCAAGCAACAAACTCATAGGTTGTCAGATTAAAATCGCCCTTATTGTTGGCCTTTTGGTCTCCTTGGCCTGGACACTTCCTGTCGACGACGAAAAGAAGACACTTCCAGCCAAGGATGATGCTGTGAGCATTGAAGCAGCCCCGGTGGTGGAAGACGCCAAGGAAGACCTGGGACAACTACGCTTCCCGCCTTTCAACAACAATGGAACTGGATTTTTCGAAAGATATGGTGAAAAGTTCAGACATAAGAAGTCTACAACTACGACAACTACTACCACGACCACGACCACTACAACAAGACGTCCAGTTGGAAAGTAA
- the LOC128261987 gene encoding uncharacterized protein LOC128261987: protein MLLTKTLEYLFYLALFAFMCKYAQAASVQSTEAPAVATATLRKPQKAEGLLNSCEASSFSWMCLKIEFVKIMEKLAEQEELNVLPGISVVKDENATELKTSELMAEVARSYPSDPSTRLNGYILAKLENLLKTRFLRFRLLDDKSLAEGRKHKFGKKGGLEALVAAGVMMKGMLMAMGLGAIALMAGKALMTALMALTLSGVLGLKSLAGGGGKSTTYEIVAKPIYTSSHSHSVTHEDGGHGHSAHFAAGGGGGGTASGFGYGGYARSLKLDQSANQIQ, encoded by the exons ATGTTGCTCACCAAAACCCTGGAATATCTGTTTTATCTGGCCCTATTCGCCTTCATGTGCAAATATGCACAGGCAGCGAGCGTGCAATCGACAGAAGCGCCTGCAGTTGCAACGGCAACCCTAAGAAAACCCCAAAAGGCGGAGGGCCTTCTCAATAGCTGCGAGGCGTCTTCGTTCAGTTGGATGTGCCTTAAGATCGAGTTTGTCAAGATCATGGAAAAGCTGGCCGAACAGGAGGAACTGAACGTTTTGCCCGGCATCAGTGTGGTTAAAGATGAGAATGCCACGGAACTCAAGACATCGGAGTTAATGGCAG AAGTGGCTCGCAGCTACCCCAGTGACCCCAGCACTCGTTTGAACGGCTACATATTGGCCAAGCTGGAGAATCTTCTGAAAACGCGCTTTCTTCGGTTTCGCCTGCTGGATGACAAGTCCCTGGCAGAGGGGCGCAAGCACAAATTTGGAAAGAAAGGAGGATTAGAGGCCCTGGTGGCTGCCGGAGTGATGATGAAGGGCATGCTTATGGCCATGGGCCTTGGGGCCATCGCTCTGATGGCCGGAAAGGCTCTGATGACAGCTCTGATGGCCTTGACTCTGTCTGGAGTTTTGGGACTCAAGAGCTTGGCCGGTGGCGGCGGAAAGTCCACCACCTACGAGATTGTGGCCAAGCCCATTTACACCTCCAGCCACTCGCATTCGGTGACCCACGAGGATGGAGGTCATGGACATAGTGCCCACTTTGCCGCTGGGggaggtggtggtggcacCGCCAGTGGTTTCGGGTACGGAGGCTATGCCAGGTCACTCAAATTGGATCAGTCAGCCAACCAAATCCAATAA
- the LOC128262695 gene encoding uncharacterized protein LOC128262695, with product MLETSISFTIFHLLWLVSFGVAYSLPPVVQLGGAIVAAVEQDAEQEAATEERQRVEREWLTKAETQLHSLINDDVSVEEVNNMLDSWSTEGRGKNKKQKKLMKMIYPLLAAAAVAKVVLLPLVLKWLTALSASSFVMGKIALATSGLLALRYILSGGHGHDRLEIIHSHGPAVKGLHGTDLSAGASNWMPIRQPFIPLGISKDHNFENLYKPFL from the exons ATGCTCGAGACTTCGATCTCATTTACAATTTTCCACCTGCTCTGGCTGGTGTCCTTCGGTGTGGCTTACAGCCTTCCGCCGGTGGTGCAGCTGGGCGGTGCAATTGTGGCTGCCGTGGAGCAGGACGCCGAGCAGGAAGCTGCCACCGAGGAGCGGCAGCGAGTGGAGCGGGAGTGGCTAACGAAAGCCGAAACCCAATTGCACAGCCTGATCAATGACGATGTGAGTGTAGAGGAGGTAAACAACATGCTGGATAGCTGGTCAACAGAAG GTCGCGGCAAGaacaaaaagcagaaaaaactTATGAAAATGATTTATCCGTTACTGGCTGCCGCAGCTGTTGCTAAAGTAGTATTGCTGCCATTGGTCCTTAAATGGCTGACTGCACTTTCGGCTTCGTCGTTTGTTATGGGAAAAATTGCGTTGGCCACCTCTGGACTATTGGCGCTCAGATATATACTATCCGGAGGACATGGCCACGATCGCCTGGAGATCATTCATTCTCATGGACCAGCCGTAAAGGGTTTACATGGCACTGACCTCTCCGCCGGCGCAAGCAATTGGATGCCTATTCGACAGCCTTTTATACCCCTAGGAATATCAAAAGATCATAACTTTGAAAACCTGTACAAGCCATTTTTATAG